TATAAAGGCTGGTATCGGGCAAATCAACCAGCTACTCTTGAATATTCTGTTGGCTACTGTTTCAGAAATTTGTGCTTACATattctttgtttcaaccacTATATACCTATTGTTGGGCAGATTCATGGGTCTTCCTTGTAGGTCCTTAGATACtcaatatgttatttcacattattttttcaagtagaaaaacatagtgaagctattttatcaaataaaaatccaaaataaataccaaattcgcatccatatggccactttaaatataGTATAGCATTTAGAATATCTATAGTCTTATTGGTATTTATATCTTATCTACATACTACTACTGTCCAGTCGGTTTCCTTGACCTTGACAGAGACAATTTagatgttttaatttttttttcagttctcAATTTGTCTGATTTGTGTTCATCCCTGTCACTGGATTCACATTTATTAGACTTGGACAATTGTTGAGTGGAAGTCGGACAGGATTCTCTATTCAACAGACTTTGTCTAATCTTCAGTGATTTGTATGCAGCAAAGCCTACAAGTTCTATAGTATCATTGATAGCCTTTTTCACATCTGCTGGTATTGAGTCTTCATTTTTTGAGGCAACGCACAGTAGTGGAACTATCGCGTGATGATAACCCTTGCATACCTCCTGTATTTGTTTGTCTATCTCTGTTCTACGTGTGTTTGACTTTTTGGATACGGTTGCAGGTGTAGCTGGAGGTTGCAGCTGTTTGATACTCCTAGAATTGAAACCCCAatgttcatatttttctttgactACATCATCTGATAATCCATTTTCCTGTACTGAATTCcaacatttgtacatttctacTGATATCATAGTATCATTATCATCAGCTGCCTTCTCTCCTTTGGGTTCACAAAACCCTTTCATTTGACTTGAGGATGAACTTTCCAAGAAGTCATTATCACTTTCTGCCTGAACTGTACTCAGAGGTGACAGTCTATGTTTAGGACACCTCATGTGTTTTCTTGCAGTCTGTCTTCTTGGTTTTTGCTTTATCAAATTAGTTTCTTTTGGGTTTGTTGGGTCTCTCTTCATCTGTTGCCCTGACAATCCATCAAGAGCACTTTGCATATCTTGCATTTGATTCTTGACTTGATCAATTTCATTTCTCAACTCCTGCACATGGGAATGGACAATATGACTTGCAATGCGGGAAATTTTGTCGGTTATATTTGTATTCCCATTGTCTAGATCTACAATGTTTACATCGGCAGCTACAGTTGAACTTTGCATTCCAGTATGATTTGTATTTCCATTTCTGAGTTCATTTCCAAGTTCACCATTACTCATAGAACTGTGGCCTTGATGAGGAGCTTCCTTGCCAAGACTTGGTATAATGTCACTAGGCCTCGATATAGACATAGGTTCTTTAGGTGCATGCTCCTTCTCAATATTTACACTTGAATGTTGACTGTCTTTCTTGGGTATCTTCTTACCTGAAgtatcatcttcatcatctgtGTCCACACAGTATATTCTCCTTTTTAGTGCTCTACTGGGTGACGCACAGGCTTCAACTTTTATCTTCTGTACAATATGTACAGCAGTCTTCTTCTCACCACTGTCAATCCCTAGTGAACAGCTTCCGTGTGCTGAGTAGAAAAATATAaagctaagacagtgctctataccgcagtagcagagcgcaatagttttggtagtactggaactctttcttggttgtaactcggagtttcacgcatagtgcgatcatcagacaatgttgtctgatgatcacactatgcgtgaaactctgagttacaaccaagaaagagttccagtactaccaaatatatatatatatatatatatatatatatatatatatatgcaaatagcaTTCAATGTTCACAAAATCATGCGAGCAGTTATATTTGTTATGACATTTGTTGATTCAGAAATACACATTatgtaataacagaacccaTGGTGCATGAGTGCCACTGTGGGTTTTCTTGGTATTTACAGTATTTCGGCCACTTCAATAGAGAAAGTATGGatacagagaacactgcaaacacttgtgcaaatactGAGTATGCCACATCAACACTAAAACATCACAGGTTCTGTTCTTTCATGTACGGATATGACCAACCAAATGGAAATGGAAGACCACAGGGTATCTTCTCACCTGTCTGTGTTTCATCTTCACTGCTCGTATCTAAATCTACATATATCTTTTTCTGTTTTGGATTTGGAATAAAAGCTTCAGTCTTTATACTTCTTTTCTTTATTCCATTGCTGTGCCCACAAGAACTTTGTACCTCCACTattaacaaaaatacaaaaacacttTTTGGGTCATGGCTGATGAAGATGGCTGTTAGTTGCTGAAGAATTTAGAtgtatgtgattttttttattttactgttgtgttgatgaaattaacttttactgaatattcatgtttatCTTAGCTTAAATGCTGATGAATTTTAAATGAGAActgaaaatgatattatttGATTTTAAGAACACCATGTCACATGATAAGAACACCATGTCACATGATAAGAACACCATGTCACACGATAAGAAAAACACCAATTAGCTGTTTTCATGTGATGTATTACTTACTGTTTGATATAGATGGTTTTGATTGGCAGCCACTGAATTCTCCAGAGGACACTGACACATCACTGGTGTTTTCATTTACAGACCCCCTAGCTGTATTGCCAATCTCACTGCTTTCATTTACAGACCCCTTGGTTGTGTCACCAACCTCACTGCTTTCATTTACAGACCCCCTAGCTGTATCACCAATCTCACTGCTTTCATTTACAGACCCCCTAGCTGTATCACCAATCTCACTGCTTTCATTTACGGACCCCCTAGCTGTATCACCAATCTCACTGCTTTCATTTACGGACCCCCTAGCTGTATCACCAATCTCACTGCTTTCATTTACGGACCCCCTAGCTGCATCACCAATCTCACCATCTTCCTCCTCACTACTGATTTCACTCTTTGAACAACTGGAAACCAATCCAATTACATGCTTCTTGCAGAAAAATTTTATCTCATAGTTGATGTGACTGAAATGCAAAAAAgtgcatattatatattttgagtgCTACTCGGGCATTTACCTGGGAAATCAACCacatacctatatatatatatataaatactatGCTAGATGCTTGGTAGACACCATTTGATTTCTATAACTTTTTATTCACTCACGTATTTGAAAGTTTTAACTAAAGTATGGACAACTCAACCCATGTTAAATTAAGATCAAAAAGTGGACCCATGTTTAGGGATTTTTTAGGAAAAAAAATGACTCCTTTTGGTGGCTTATTATGGGAATATGCCATTTTACCTCACCTACTGTAcaattactttcatttcatcattcaacaatgaatattcaaaagAGATGtctttacactgaagggaataaccacttaggagtactgaatattcattgtttaacCATGAATaaatttctgctgactcccatgaggcaatgtggcCCACAGTAAAGATACCATATAAAAGCACAAGAttggcttggtgtttctctgaaatcgcaagtaattgtagttgatgtaaaaatcatgaaTTGACTCTCCagacccaaagtttatgaaaatgtttctaTTTCTTGGAGTGGTGACCCCCTTTAACTATAAAAAGTTACATTAAAATTATACATGAAGGACTGCATCCACATTTACGGTTTACCTATCACTCATCTCATCAGATGGTCTTTGGTGAAATTTTCCCTCCTTCATGGCACACAGATAATGGTAAGTAGCTTTGCAATCACTGCGATCACATCCAACTGTTGCACCCTTCTTGTCATGACAGCTTTTACAAGAGCATCGCTGGAAGACAACGATTATTGACTATTAAGCTGGCAAAATAACAGTTTATTTCAAGCAATGTATGTCATGTGATTTTACACTTCAGAAGAGACATCATAACTTACTCCTGGGCTGTTTTATTATGGTGCATCCAGGAGGAATTTGATAGGTCATAGTTCACACCAATCATGAGACTGAGTGGCACTGTTCCTCAAAAACCCATTCTCTGTTCTTATCAAAGGAAAAATGGGGTCACTATAAAACTTTTTAAACAGAGGTCATGAAATCAAAATTtggccattttagaatccaatatggccaccattttagaatccaatatggccaccaactaCTGTATTAACTCCATGGGAAAATAAcagattgtcaatttccttaaaaacaaaatggtgaccccaaaatttcttttattatttcaaaaggcccaaagtttggaaagattttaaaaactttaatTGTAAGGGAAATTGTTCCCAAAGTGCATTCTACCTTAAACAAGCAAAAAACTAACAAAACAGAAATaatcaaatatgacaaatacaaCATATCTCTCTTAATATTAGAATGTACACTAACCAGTATTTGTCCACGCTTCATTTCTTTTATGACAGACTTCACTTCAAATCCACCTCCAAAGTCATCAAACTTTGCAGCTTTTGGAGAGGTATCTTTTTGATACAAACCACTGGAAAAAAGCTGTAATCATAAAGACATTACAAgcacaaaaaaatgtttgaatatttgtCTCAATTTGTAAAATTCCACAAGtttaagtacccccccccccccccttctcggGGATAGTACCGAGATTCAGATTCACCGCTGGTGGCTCACTCCATGGTTTGCATTGGGGATTAAAGTCCTTTTCAAACTGTTCAAACACTGTATTATCATAAGGGTTACATATTCATGAAATCATTGATGTTTCTTTTGGAAACAGAGTATATTGACAAACTGGCGTGACAGTCAAGTGCCTTTTCAAAGAAGTTTCACTTTAACGCACGAGGCTTACAAATACAAGTTACAATTTcacattacaatatttacaaatgtgaaatgAACGTTTGGACTTTGGTTATTTACCATGCAATTGTAATGTGCTGCTCGTTTTCCATGGATGTATAGTTTTCCACACAGCTGTACATCTTCTTCATCCTTTCCCTTGTGACAGAATGCACACTTTCCTTCATCTATCTTCATCTTTAGATTAGAATGCAGTTCCAACACTTATATGCAGGGTGTACACCGTACAGGAATGTTTGCTAAATATCGCAGTACGTATAGATGTTGTGGCGGGAATTCTTGCACAATTACAGTCAGACAATTAATGACGACGTCTTAGGTGCAGACCTCGTAAATATAAACATGGCTGTATTCCAATAATATCTGCTGTTGCTACTTCTTATAGTCGTCGTCAGCTAGCCTGGCATCGATTTTCCCGGAAAATGCTTTGAAAAGGCTTACGACCAATCAATGGACAATGCAGCTCTGAATCAACAATGGAAAGGGGACAGACTCTTCAAGGTTAGGCTACTCATAATCGGGGTGACGAACATTAATAAATAGTAAATGATGCATTTTATGATACTCTTTCAACTTTGTTCACGATATATTAGAGTATTTAAGTTGGTAAAgacaatatatttctatttgtgTAAATATCTTGCACCTTGGAACTTACAACCCAGGTATCTTTATTAGATCGGATTGTATTACGATATGCTTATCACCATCACAAAAGTGGAATGTTCCATTACGGTCGTCGAGCTACCCGAGTCGTAATCGAGGAGCATTGTGGGATGTTACTTACATGTTAGACTCGGGTAAAAACAAAATGGCGACGCGGAAGAAAGACGGAGGTGCCGACTTCAAATTTTGGGAGTCAGGCGAGACTGTAGCCCAGTTCGATAACATAAGAACATGGCTCCAGAAAAATTGCAAGAAGGTATGTGTAACACAACATCCAAATAATTTTGATTAACtgtaaaattccaaaataatcGCTTAATATCGCCACTCACATGGTCCTTTGCTTTGTTATGGCTTGCCCATCCATTCATTGTTTTCTACTTTTCAGCGTTTCTCAAGGCCTCTTTGTCAATAATGAAAGTTCGAAGCGAACCAGATAATTTCACGTTTGCCCTAAGGTCCAAAATCATAGCTCAGTGTAACTCTAAGATCAACAATATTCTATTTTTGTGAAAATTGGCAGTGTTAATTGTCTGAGATCAGGAAATTCAAATTTCTgataattttgcatttatgcTATATAAAGTATATTAATACTGCCATTTTCAACACATACTTTTGTGGAGCTCCCAAGAAATCTTGATCAATACATCGGAAATATTAATGTGCTGGTAGTATGTGACTGATATGTCAACATTTTGTCTGGACATGAATGTATTAAAGGATACCGTGGAAGTTGGAGGTAGAAAGACTACCTCCATGGTGAGACCACTCAAGTTATACATCCATACTCTGAGTCTGGGTTATAAATTTCGAATTCAATTTGcatgaaattgaaaaatccGTAAAATATATTAAGAGTTTGGCTTCataatgatataaataataaacattatatgtacatttatttcttaTATCTACAACAATACAAAAGATACTCATTGATGTTCACCTGTTATATCTTGAATGTGTAAcagtgatatgtgtgtgtgtgtgtaatcacaGACCCTCcacagtctcagaccactataataatTCTTATAGTGGTCTAAGCCACAGTGTAATACAGTGTGTTGCAGATGGTTACAGCCATgtagaaaccaataaaaaaccTGCACATTCTAGACTTTAAGATAGCATGATTGCACTTTATTTGCTACATTTTTAGTCAGAATAAAATCAACTGTAATTAGTTAATCACAGACTTACAGATGCCAATGTTTTCATGTCTGCATAGTGGTaaattagttcatttcatttagacaaagtGTAGCAAGAAACAGTTCATTCAATGcagcatgtgtagtttcttatcgGTTTGTTTGATATCAAAAAGagtgaacagtaatctgcaaTGCACTGTataattcaatatttgaatttaGAAAATTAGTTGCTGCATTTCATCCACATACTCATGGTTATGTGCCTCGGTCACAACATAGAAATATAAGTGAGTGCCTGATATCTGAATCTCCATGGTAACACATTGGATGAAGCAGTATCATTATATTGTCGCACAATGCTAACCATAGTTGCACATATTCAAAGATAGTAATCAGTGTTGCAGGCAGagggggtttttgggtcatttgacacacattttgtggacctgacccacaattttggaagtgatggtTCATAGAtttgtttagcaacatgaccacgcctctagcaacagccaactgatcacatatattgcatagataacaacagagttgataggcaactgcataatcattcagcaaatacctagcatggatcagcatgttggtaaatattttttaaaattgtacagttgtgctacaacgccattggtgctattttttataatgtcccccaaaaatgtatgatgacccagaaaaatgaaagtcttgggacactatgtcccactctttcaaaaggttGGCTGCAACACAGTCACTAGTTGACtcttgttacatgtatgtctgtctgtaaggtatgttatgttagggcgccctcatacattggGCAACATTCACAAAGAAAGATCAAGACCTGTTAGGACCGAGCAACACAATATGTCATATAACCATCGACCTACATTGTAGAGTTCTGCTGAAATTAGTGAAACAACGTACAAGGATACAGTTGTATCTACATTTAGTCCTGGACACTGCTTGCAACCTCATACCACTGTATTGTTAGAGTTGGAAGAGGGACAGTCAGTGTCTGAATGTAGGTAAAGTGTGAGCCTAAGTACATTATAACTTGTTGAtcattgaaagtacacatgatgTACATGATTGACACCTGTTTTATTTATCTCAACGACCCCTTaatcatgtcatgaatttgtactGTGTACAGTGCTGATAGATCCAGAGCTGACAGTTTAATTACTAATTATACtaattgttattgtattgttgtatcTACAGTATACCCAGATGGAACCACCAACCAACAAAAGTCTTGCCAGTCTGGTGGCTCAACTTGTACAGTTTCAAGAAGATAATTTTGGTAGACATGTGAGCAAACCAGCATTAACAAGACTACCTGTGAGTATATTGTattcaactttgacctttcataatcacctttgaccttttgttTTCTGCTGAAAAGTGAGTGTGGAATAATGTAGGAATATGCTACTCAGCAATGCAGTTGTAAAGTTACAATAATTGATTAACtcttgtatattttatttgtttgtccaCAGATGAAATGTTTCATGGATTTCAAGCCTGGTGGTGGATTGTGTCACATTCTGTCTGCTGTGTATAAATTCAAAAGTGATCAAGGGTGGCGTCGATT
This window of the Glandiceps talaboti chromosome 16, keGlaTala1.1, whole genome shotgun sequence genome carries:
- the LOC144447661 gene encoding PHD finger protein 6-like — its product is MKIDEGKCAFCHKGKDEEDVQLCGKLYIHGKRAAHYNCMLFSSGLYQKDTSPKAAKFDDFGGGFEVKSVIKEMKRGQILRCSCKSCHDKKGATVGCDRSDCKATYHYLCAMKEGKFHQRPSDEMSDR